One genomic segment of Spirochaetota bacterium includes these proteins:
- the dut gene encoding dUTP diphosphatase, producing the protein MIHVKIRLTPSARMPEYKSRGSSGADIFASLKSPISIAPGKIALIPTGIYIELPEGYEAQVRPRSGLALKHGITLLNTPGTIDSDYRGEVKLIIANFGKTFFVVEDGMRIAQMVFSRFYRGNFIEVDQISITERDEGGFGHTGI; encoded by the coding sequence ATGATTCATGTTAAAATTCGACTCACCCCTTCGGCCAGGATGCCTGAATATAAGAGCAGAGGTTCTTCAGGAGCTGATATTTTTGCATCTCTCAAATCCCCTATTAGCATAGCTCCAGGCAAGATTGCTCTAATCCCAACCGGTATATATATTGAACTTCCAGAAGGCTATGAGGCGCAGGTTCGACCGAGGAGTGGTCTGGCGTTGAAGCATGGCATAACTCTATTGAATACACCTGGGACAATCGATTCTGATTATAGGGGTGAAGTAAAATTAATTATTGCTAATTTTGGCAAAACTTTTTTCGTTGTGGAGGATGGCATGAGAATCGCGCAGATGGTCTTTTCGCGATTTTATAGAGGAAATTTTATTGAGGTAGACCAAATCAGCATAACAGAAAGGGATGAAGGAGGATTCGGACACACTGGAATATGA